The nucleotide window ATCGGCATCGTGCTGAATGCCTTTCCCGCCCATCTGGAGAGCATGGGGAGCGTGGAGAACGTGGCCCGCGCCAAGGGTGAGCTGCTGCTGCGATTGCCGCACGACGGCTGCGCCGTGGTCAATGGCGACGATCCGCTCATTGCAGTACAGCCGTCGCCCGCCGGAGTGCGGCGTCTGGTTTTCGGTTCAGGCAGCCAGGTGCATGCCACGGAAATCGAGCCCCTGGGCATCGTGGGCCAGCGTTTCCTGCTCCATATCGAACAGGCGGTTTATCCGGTTGTGCTGCATGCCTTTGGCGGCCACGCCGTCAGCAATGCGCTGGCCGCGGCTGCCGCCTCGCTGGCCGCCGGAGTTTCGCCGGAACTGATCGTGAGCGGCCTGGAGCGGTTCCGGCCGTATGACAAGCGCTTCCGTTTGGAAGAGGTGGGAGGGCTGGTCCTGATCGACGACAGTTACAACGCCAATCCCGCATCGACCGAGGCGGCGCTGAACACCCTGGCCGGACTGAAAGGCAGTCGCCGGGCCTTCGTAGCCCTGGGGGACATGCTGGAGCTGGGGGGTGACGAGGCGGAACTCCATCGCCAGGCGGGCATCCAGGCCGCACGTGTGGCGGACCGGCTCTATCTGCTGGGAGATTTGACGCGGCATAGTGCCGAAGGGGCGTCCTCCGCAGGCATGCCGGCCGCAGATATCGTCCGTGCCGCAAATCATGAGGAGATCATCGCTGATATCCGTCTGCGCGCCGCAGAGGGAGACTTCATACTGGTCAAGGGCTCGCGCGGCATGCGGATGGAGCGGGTGGCCGAAGGAATCCGGGACATCAACCGGTAGGGGCGGTACGAGTATCGTCCCAACATGAATCGGGGA belongs to Geobacter sp. SVR and includes:
- the murF gene encoding UDP-N-acetylmuramoyl-tripeptide--D-alanyl-D-alanine ligase, which produces MFTVAEIAAATGGVIHGNREREVAAVSTDSRSVQPGALFVPLKGERFDGHDFLPEVFGRGVTVTLAESGHSLARSGEEGRTIIAVPDTLKALGDLAAAFRRRFALTVIGVTGSNGKTTTKEMLAAILEQTGSGLKTQGNLNNLIGLPQMLFRLETGHRWAVLEMGMSEPGEIDRLAEIAGPQIGIVLNAFPAHLESMGSVENVARAKGELLLRLPHDGCAVVNGDDPLIAVQPSPAGVRRLVFGSGSQVHATEIEPLGIVGQRFLLHIEQAVYPVVLHAFGGHAVSNALAAAAASLAAGVSPELIVSGLERFRPYDKRFRLEEVGGLVLIDDSYNANPASTEAALNTLAGLKGSRRAFVALGDMLELGGDEAELHRQAGIQAARVADRLYLLGDLTRHSAEGASSAGMPAADIVRAANHEEIIADIRLRAAEGDFILVKGSRGMRMERVAEGIRDINR